In a genomic window of Musa acuminata AAA Group cultivar baxijiao unplaced genomic scaffold, Cavendish_Baxijiao_AAA HiC_scaffold_1104, whole genome shotgun sequence:
- the LOC135666454 gene encoding probable protein phosphatase 2C 11, translating into MDEMMKGQRGWRELAVLGDKMDKFTGLIEGLIWSPRGGYSSEHLDEWAYEEGPHSDFSGPTSGSTACVAVIRNNQLIVANAGDSRCVLSRKGRAISLSTDHKPYLVEEKERIVKAGGFIQAGRINGSLNLTRAIGDMEFKQNKFLPAEKQVVTCNPDINIVELCDDDEFLILACDGVWDCMINQQLVDFITEHIKTESCLSAVCERVLDRCLAPSTISEEGLDNMTMILVQFNKPIRPDAPHT; encoded by the exons ATGGATGAGATGATGAAAGGACAGAGAGGATGGAGGGAATTAGCTGTACTGGGGGACAAAATGGACAAGTTCACAGGTTTAATTGAAGGATTGATATGGTCCCCAAGGGGTGGTTATTCCAGTGAACATTTAGATGAATGGGCATATGAGGAG GGACCACATTCTGATTTCTCTGGACCGACATCTGGAAGCACAGCTTGTGTGGCAGTCATCAGAAACAACCAACTCATTGTTGCAAATGCTGGTGATTCTCGTTGTGTACTCTCGAGGAAGGGTCGG GCAATTAGTTTGTCAACAGACCACAAACCATATCTTGTTGAGGAGAAGGAAAGGATCGTAAAAGCAGGTGGTTTTATTCAAGCAGGACGAATAAATGGAAGCTTAAACCTCACTAGAGCAATTG GCGACATGGAATTCAAGCAAAATAAGTTTTTACCTGCTGAGAAGCAAGTTGTGACATGCAATCCAGACATAAACATT GTGGAGCTATGCGATGATGATGAATTTCTCATTTTAGCATGTGATGGAGTCTG GGATTGCATGATAAACCAGCAACTGGTGGATTTCATCACTGAGCATATAAAAACG GAGAGCTGCCTGTCTGCAGTATGTGAAAGAGTGTTGGACCGGTGTCTGGCACCATCCACCATTAGTGAAGAGGGATTGGACAACATGACGATGATACTGGTGCAATTTAATAAGCCGATCAGACCTGATGCTCCTCATACATAA